A genomic region of Fusarium oxysporum Fo47 chromosome VI, complete sequence contains the following coding sequences:
- a CDS encoding S-adenosyl-L-methionine-dependent methyltransferase, with protein sequence MSATDNQPLVADESENVLEDHDSGHDEEVESSTQSISSSILQYRQENGRTYHGYKDGKYNVPNDEEENERLDLQHALFLRTFDDRLGFAPPCKPEANVQHVLDVGTGTGIWVMDYADDHPGAEVIGVDLSPIQPSFVPPNVRFIIDDIEEEWQYSSKFDYIHSRMMNSSVADWESYATKIFENLEPGGYVELQEIDVFTKSDDNTLTPQHNLWQWAQLIYDASVKLGRPYFDPGNIKDVLSKVGFEEVTEAKFKWPTNRWPKDKKHKELGVWNNENANFFLEAVAIAPLTRALGWSKEEVTVFIAQARKELNDPRIHAYWPIISVYGRKPAK encoded by the exons ATGTCAGCCACAGACAATCAGCCGCTCGTTGCTGACGAGAGTGAGAAT GTCCTTGAAGACCACGACTCTGGACATGACGAG GAAGTGGAGTCATCGACACAAAGTATAAGCAGTTCCATTCTTCAGTACCGTCAGGAAAATGGGAGAACCTACCACGGTTACAAAGATGGCA AATACAATGTTCCAAatgacgaggaagagaacgAGAGACTCG ATTTACAACATGCTCTGTTCCTTCGAACCTTTGACGATAGACTCGGCTTTGCCCCACCGTGCAAGCCTGAAGCCAATGTCCAGCATGTTCTGGATGTAGGCACGGGCACTGGAATCTGGGTCATGGACTATGCAGACGACCATCCAGGTGCTGAG GTCATTGGTGTCGATCTCTCTCCCATTCAACCTAGCTT TGTCCCTCCAAATGTACGATTTATTATTGACGATATTGAAGAGGAGTGGCAATACTCTTCAAAGTTTGATTACATCCACAGTCGAATGATGAACTCTAGTGTCGCGGACTGGGAAAGCTATGCTACCAAGATCTTTGA GAACCTGGAACCAGGTGGCTATGTAGAGCTACAGGAGATCGATGTCTTTACTAAATCTGACGACAACACCTTGACGCCGCAGCACAATCTATGGCAGTGGGCTCAGCTTATATACGATGCATCTGTCAAACTGGGAAGACCATACTTCGACCCAGGCAACATAAAGGACGTTCTCTCAAAGGTTGGCTTTGAAGAGGTAACGGAAGCAAAGTTCAAGTGGCCAACGAACCGATGGCCAAAAGACAAGAAGCATAAGGAATTAGGCGTATGGAATAACGAGAATGCGAATTTCTTTCTCGAGGCGGTGGCGATAGCTCCGCTTACGCGGGCCTTGGGATGGTCGAAGGAAGAGGTCACTGTTTTCATCGCTCAAGCCAGGAAAGAACTCAATGATCCTCGGATTCATGCATACTGGCCAAT TATCTCGGTATATGGCCGTAAGCCGGCGAAATAG